A single region of the Gorilla gorilla gorilla isolate KB3781 chromosome 1, NHGRI_mGorGor1-v2.1_pri, whole genome shotgun sequence genome encodes:
- the GSTM5 gene encoding glutathione S-transferase Mu 5, with product MPMTLGYWDIRGLAHAIRLLLEYTDSSYVEKKYTLGDAPDYDRSQWLNEKFKLGLDFPNLPYLIDGAHKITQSNAILRYIARKHNLCGETEEEKIRVDILENQVMDNHMELVRLCYDPDFEKLKPKYLEELPEKLKLYSEFLGKQPWFAGDKITFVDFLAYDVLDMKRIFEPKCLDAFLNLKDFISRFEGLKKISAYMKSSQFFRGLLFGKSATWNSK from the exons ATGCCCATGACTCTGGGGTACTGGGACATCCGTGGG CTGGCCCACGCCATCCGCCTGCTCCTGGAATACACAGACTCAAGCTATGTGGAAAAGAAGTACACGCTGGGGGACG CTCCTGACTATGACAGAAGCCAGTGGCTGAATGAAAAATTCAAGCTGGGCCTGGACTTTCCCAAT CTGCCCTACTTGATTGATGGGGCTCACAAGATCACCCAGAGCAATGCCATCCTGCGCTACATTGCCCGCAAGCACAacctgt GTggggagacagaagaggagaagattCGTGTGGACATTTTGGAGAACCAGGTTATGGATAACCACATGGAGCTGGTCAGACTGTGCTATGACCCAGATTTT GAGAAACTGAAGCCAAAATACTTGGAGGAACTCCCTGAAAAGCTAAAGCTCTACTCAGAGTTTCTGGGGAAGCAGCCATGGTTTGCAGGAGACAAG ATCACCTTTGTGGATTTCCTTGCCTACGATGTCCTTGACATGAAGCGTATATTTGAGCCCAAGTGCTTGGATGCCTTCCTAAACTTGAAGGACTTCATCTCCCGCTTTGAG GGTTTGAAGAAGATCTCTGCCTACATGAAGTCCAGCCAATTCTTCCGAGGTCTTTTGTTTGGAAAGTCAGCTACATGGAACAGCAAATAG